From a region of the Hemitrygon akajei chromosome 16, sHemAka1.3, whole genome shotgun sequence genome:
- the LOC140740379 gene encoding immunoglobulin lambda-1 light chain-like, with translation MRTLCFFWCLSLWLGSGESQTQPPTVSVSPGAKATLDCNIGTSNSNYVAWYKQTPGRAPQMVLYYYYSYSSPSYGPGFGSDRFTSTANSAGTIYHLIIKNVEMSDSALYYCGKWVSSINNVVLGPGTKLFVADQQLPDPSVKLLGPSAEEISAKGAGTLVCLVSKLSIGFPVVSWTVNDSPTSSEVQTSGVTQNADKTFSLSSYLTVPGADWSSGKRYSCSVQQGSASTISATVTQSSC, from the exons ATGCGGACACTGTGTTTTTTCTGGTGTTTGTCACTGTGGCTGGGCT CTGGAGAATCCCAGACTCAACCTCCGACCGTGTCGGTGAGTCCAGGAGCCAAGGCCACGCTGGATTGTAACATCGGAACAAGTAATAGCAATTATGTTGCCTGGTACAAACAGACACCGGGAAGAGCTCCACAAATGGTGCTCTATTACTATTATTCCTACAGTAGCCCAAGCTACGGCCCTGGGTTTGGCAGCGACCGTTTCACATCGACAGCCAACAGCGCCGGCACCATTTACCATCTGATCATAAAGAATGTGGAGATGAGTGACTCTGCGCTCTATTACTGCGGAAAGTGGGTTTCATCAATCAATAATGTCGTGTTAGGCCCAGGGACAAAACTTTTTGTTGCAG ATCAGCAGCTCCCAGACCCTTCAGTGAAACTGCTTGGGCCGTCAGCCGAGGAGATCTCCGCTAAAGGAGCGGGCACCTTAGTTTGCCTGGTCAGTAAATTGTCGATAGGCTTCCCTGTTGTCAGCTGGACAGTGAACGACAGTCCGACGAGCAGTGAGGTGCAAACCAGCGGGGTGACTCAGAACGCGGACAAAACCTTCAGTCTCAGCAGCTACCTGACGGTGCCCGGCGCAGACTGGAGCAGTGGGAAGAGGTACTCCTGCTCAGTTCAACAAGGATCAGCCTCGACAATATCCGCAACAGTCACACAATCCAGCTGTTAA